From the Terriglobia bacterium genome, one window contains:
- a CDS encoding PDZ domain-containing protein: MSRVRKLIVALLWAITASVALSQEMPEGRLMRFPDISQDKIAFSYGGDLWLAARDGGVARRITSHAGQELFPKFSPDGKWIAFTAQYDGNYNVYVMPSDGGDPRQLTFHPGGGHLSERMGIHNQVITWTPDSRNIIFLSRRDTFNTWFGRLYRIGIEGGLPQALPLDKGGLTSFSPDGSKIAYNRIFRNFRTWKRYTGGMAQDISIYNPKSHHIETVPHTEWTDTFPMWHGDTIYFSSDRGPEHRLNLYSYSLASKEVQQLTHFTDFDVMWPSLGPDAIIFENGGFLYRFDLNTQQPRKLTIYLPGDRDLARRHWAAVNKLTTDFDISPDGKRAVFTARGDIFTVPAKEGSIRDLTRTPGIREKYAAWSPDGRWIAYLSDRSGEDELYLVPQDGLGEEVRITTDGKMFRLPPTWSPDSRKLLFADKQARLFYVDIDQKKPVLIDQGKYADLTDYNFSPDSKWVAYAKAADNRNNVVYLYDLAGSKITPVTTSASDSSAPYFDPEGKYLYFLSNRDYNEVLGVYDFEFANPKAGRVYIATLRADEPSPLPVLSDEVTTRRPPDVLLVPTPAGQKQPPEPAPQPAGTKAKKTPPSQAEKQPGAGKTAQEKKEEEQPPGTRALPKDFRIDLDGIQNRIVALPIPPANLQNLAAAKGVIYYVTVPVTGLSGPLPGETPAIHGFDLKSRKDYVVLEGADLFALSFDGRKMLYRAPSAPAGEGGGANAYGIIDPKVPSEEAKGPAPKSLNSVGDGALKLDGMRMEVDPRAEWKQIFSEVWRQQRDYFYEPSMNGVNWPAERDKYAQLLPYVADRLSLTYVLGEMIGELSNSHTYVGGGDYPDLDAVNVGLLGADLEPDAGSSLYRIAKIYPGENWNPNLRSPLTEPGVNVKQGEFLLAVNGRALKAPQNPDELFINTVNQAVTITVNAKPTFEGARNLLVRPIPSEFGLHELNWIESNRRKVEQASGGRIGYVYLPDMGDHGLNEFVKQYFPQIRKEGMIFDVRYNGGGFVDQIIFERLRRVLAGMESARNWESDTEPPLVFHGAMACVTNRYAASDGDFFSYFFKVYKLGPLIGERTWGGVRGIRGAIPLIDGGYITRPEFALYGLDSKWLIENRGVAPDVEVDNRPDLVMAGQDPQLETAIKMVTEEMNQHPKKLPPRPPDLPAYPAGPGM; the protein is encoded by the coding sequence ATGTCGCGTGTACGCAAGCTAATCGTAGCCCTGCTGTGGGCCATCACCGCCTCGGTTGCTCTGTCGCAGGAGATGCCGGAGGGCCGGCTGATGCGCTTCCCCGACATTTCCCAGGACAAGATCGCCTTCAGCTACGGCGGCGACCTGTGGCTGGCCGCGCGCGACGGCGGCGTGGCGCGCCGCATCACGTCGCATGCCGGCCAGGAGCTGTTTCCTAAATTCTCGCCCGATGGCAAGTGGATCGCCTTCACGGCGCAGTATGACGGCAACTACAACGTCTACGTGATGCCCTCCGATGGCGGCGACCCCCGCCAGTTGACCTTCCATCCCGGCGGCGGGCACCTGAGCGAGCGCATGGGAATTCATAACCAGGTCATCACCTGGACGCCCGACAGCCGGAACATCATTTTTCTATCGCGGCGCGATACATTCAATACCTGGTTTGGCCGGCTCTACCGGATCGGCATTGAGGGCGGGCTGCCGCAGGCACTTCCCCTCGACAAGGGTGGCCTGACCTCGTTCTCGCCCGATGGCAGCAAGATCGCATACAACCGCATCTTCCGCAATTTCCGCACATGGAAGCGCTACACCGGCGGCATGGCGCAGGACATTTCCATCTACAACCCGAAATCGCACCACATCGAGACCGTGCCGCACACGGAGTGGACCGACACCTTCCCCATGTGGCACGGCGACACCATCTACTTCAGCTCCGATCGCGGTCCCGAGCACCGCCTGAACCTGTACAGCTACAGCCTCGCCAGCAAGGAAGTTCAGCAGCTCACGCACTTCACCGATTTCGACGTCATGTGGCCCAGCCTCGGCCCGGACGCGATCATCTTCGAGAACGGCGGCTTCCTGTACCGGTTCGACCTCAACACGCAGCAGCCGCGCAAGCTGACCATCTACCTGCCCGGCGACCGCGATCTCGCGCGCCGCCACTGGGCCGCGGTCAACAAGCTGACCACCGACTTCGATATCTCCCCCGACGGCAAGCGCGCCGTCTTCACCGCCCGCGGGGACATCTTCACCGTGCCGGCCAAGGAAGGCAGCATCCGCGACCTGACGCGCACCCCGGGCATCCGCGAGAAGTACGCCGCCTGGTCGCCCGACGGACGCTGGATCGCCTACCTGTCGGACCGCAGCGGAGAAGACGAGCTTTACCTGGTTCCGCAAGACGGGTTGGGAGAGGAGGTGCGCATCACCACCGACGGCAAAATGTTTCGCCTGCCGCCCACCTGGTCACCCGACAGCCGCAAGCTGCTCTTCGCCGACAAGCAAGCCCGCCTCTTCTACGTGGACATCGATCAGAAAAAACCGGTGCTGATTGACCAGGGCAAGTACGCCGACCTGACCGATTACAACTTCTCGCCCGACAGCAAGTGGGTGGCGTATGCCAAGGCCGCCGACAACCGCAACAACGTCGTCTATCTCTACGACCTTGCCGGCAGCAAGATCACGCCGGTAACCACCAGCGCCAGCGACAGCTCGGCGCCGTACTTTGATCCCGAAGGCAAGTATCTCTACTTCCTGTCCAATCGCGACTACAACGAAGTGCTCGGCGTGTACGACTTCGAGTTCGCCAATCCCAAGGCCGGGCGGGTGTACATCGCCACGTTGCGGGCCGATGAGCCTTCGCCGCTGCCGGTGCTGAGCGACGAAGTCACCACCCGCCGCCCGCCGGACGTCTTGCTGGTGCCCACGCCAGCCGGTCAGAAGCAGCCACCGGAACCGGCGCCGCAACCGGCCGGAACCAAGGCGAAAAAGACACCGCCATCGCAGGCGGAGAAGCAGCCCGGCGCGGGAAAAACTGCCCAGGAGAAAAAAGAAGAAGAGCAGCCGCCGGGCACCCGAGCGTTGCCGAAGGACTTCCGCATTGACCTTGACGGCATCCAGAACCGAATCGTCGCGCTGCCCATTCCGCCCGCCAATCTCCAGAACCTGGCCGCGGCCAAAGGCGTGATTTATTACGTGACCGTGCCGGTGACAGGCTTGTCGGGCCCGCTGCCCGGCGAGACTCCGGCGATTCACGGATTCGATCTGAAATCGCGCAAGGACTACGTCGTGCTGGAAGGCGCCGATCTCTTCGCCCTCTCCTTCGACGGGCGCAAGATGCTGTACCGCGCTCCCTCCGCACCGGCGGGAGAAGGCGGCGGGGCCAATGCCTACGGGATCATCGATCCCAAGGTGCCGAGCGAAGAAGCCAAAGGTCCGGCGCCCAAGTCGCTAAACAGTGTAGGCGACGGCGCGCTCAAGCTGGACGGCATGCGCATGGAAGTGGACCCGCGTGCGGAATGGAAGCAGATCTTCAGCGAGGTCTGGCGGCAACAGCGCGATTACTTCTACGAGCCCTCGATGAATGGCGTCAACTGGCCCGCCGAACGTGACAAGTACGCACAGTTGCTGCCCTATGTCGCCGACCGCTTGAGCCTCACCTACGTTTTGGGCGAGATGATCGGCGAGCTTTCCAACTCGCACACCTACGTCGGCGGCGGCGACTATCCCGACCTTGACGCGGTCAATGTCGGCCTCCTGGGCGCCGACCTGGAACCCGACGCCGGCAGCAGCCTGTACCGCATCGCCAAAATCTATCCCGGCGAAAACTGGAACCCCAACCTGCGCTCGCCGCTCACCGAACCCGGGGTGAACGTCAAGCAAGGCGAATTCCTGCTGGCGGTAAATGGGCGAGCGCTGAAGGCGCCGCAGAATCCGGACGAGCTGTTCATTAACACCGTCAATCAGGCGGTCACCATCACAGTGAACGCGAAGCCCACGTTCGAGGGTGCGCGCAACCTGCTGGTGCGCCCCATCCCCAGCGAATTCGGCCTGCATGAGCTGAATTGGATCGAAAGCAACCGGCGCAAGGTGGAGCAGGCCAGCGGCGGCCGCATCGGATACGTCTATCTGCCGGACATGGGGGACCACGGGCTGAACGAATTCGTCAAGCAGTACTTCCCACAGATTCGGAAGGAGGGCATGATTTTCGACGTGCGCTACAACGGCGGCGGCTTCGTGGATCAGATCATCTTCGAACGCCTGCGGCGCGTGCTCGCCGGCATGGAGTCGGCGCGCAACTGGGAGAGTGACACCGAACCTCCGCTCGTCTTCCACGGCGCCATGGCCTGCGTCACCAATCGCTACGCCGCCAGCGACGGTGATTTCTTCAGCTACTTCTTCAAGGTGTACAAGCTGGGGCCGCTGATCGGGGAACGCACCTGGGGCGGAGTGCGCGGCATCCGCGGCGCGATCCCGCTGATCGACGGCGGCTATATCACGCGCCCGGAGTTCGCGCTCTATGGGCTCGACAGCAAATGGCTGATCGAGAACCGCGGCGTGGCGCCCGACGTCGAGGTGGATAACCGCCCCGACCTGGTGATGGCCGGACAAGACCCGCAATTGGAAACCGCCATCAAGATGGTGACCGAGGAGATGAACCAGCACCCCAAGAAGCTGCCGCCGCGTCCGCCTGACCTGCCCGCGTATCCGGCCGGCCCGGGAATGTAG
- a CDS encoding tyrosine-type recombinase/integrase — translation MNRDVNLTKRVHIGGELRYCPVILSANGRVKPDWVVVDGHQERHVEGAYYLDWREGSRRVRKSVGKDASSAAAARFRQEQLLANKAAGIKVVAESGNGTSLVGAVESYLTNIRATRKPKTDVAYRATLDKFLSVCKNRTIEAVTRDDLLQFASHLRDVEKLAPRTVNNQFGTVVSFLKASGVQTSGKDGLLRKGDTPKFVEEEPRVYEQEDLDQFFKACDAEERSLFQFFLMTGMREKEVQHCEWSDINFNRASITVRAKPLYGFTPKNFREREIPVPDKLIAELKKRKQKSRSQLVFPSAGGRPDGHLLRRCHAVVNRAGLNTADWWLHKFRATFATTALRGGVDLRTVQDWMGHGDIASTMRYLAPARGQAMRAMVNAMFD, via the coding sequence GTGAATCGCGACGTCAATCTCACCAAGCGCGTGCACATCGGGGGCGAGCTGCGGTATTGCCCCGTCATACTGTCCGCGAACGGCAGAGTGAAACCGGACTGGGTAGTCGTCGATGGGCACCAAGAGAGGCACGTCGAAGGTGCTTATTATCTGGACTGGCGCGAGGGATCACGCCGCGTGCGGAAGTCCGTCGGCAAGGATGCCAGCAGTGCCGCGGCAGCCAGGTTCAGGCAGGAGCAGTTGCTCGCGAACAAGGCGGCGGGCATCAAGGTTGTCGCGGAATCCGGCAACGGCACGTCGCTCGTCGGCGCGGTCGAATCCTACCTCACGAACATCAGGGCGACCAGAAAACCCAAAACCGACGTAGCCTACAGGGCGACGCTCGACAAATTCCTCAGCGTCTGCAAGAACCGAACCATCGAAGCAGTCACGCGCGATGATCTGCTTCAGTTCGCCTCCCATCTTCGCGACGTGGAAAAACTCGCGCCGAGGACAGTCAACAATCAGTTCGGCACGGTCGTTTCATTTCTGAAAGCCTCCGGTGTGCAGACCAGCGGCAAAGACGGACTGCTTAGGAAGGGCGATACGCCCAAGTTCGTGGAAGAGGAACCGCGAGTATACGAACAGGAAGACCTCGATCAGTTTTTCAAGGCGTGCGATGCCGAAGAGCGCAGCCTGTTTCAGTTCTTCCTCATGACCGGAATGCGCGAGAAGGAAGTACAGCACTGCGAATGGAGCGACATCAATTTCAACAGAGCGTCCATCACTGTCCGGGCGAAGCCACTGTACGGATTCACGCCAAAGAACTTTCGCGAGCGCGAGATCCCTGTGCCGGACAAGCTGATCGCGGAGTTGAAGAAGCGGAAGCAGAAATCGCGCAGCCAGCTCGTGTTTCCTTCTGCTGGCGGCAGGCCCGACGGACATCTCCTGCGGCGGTGCCACGCTGTCGTGAATCGCGCCGGTCTTAACACTGCCGACTGGTGGCTCCATAAATTCAGAGCGACGTTCGCGACGACAGCGCTTCGCGGAGGCGTGGACCTCCGCACCGTCCAGGACTGGATGGGACACGGCGACATCGCTTCGACGATGAGGTATCTCGCCCCGGCTCGCGGACAGGCGATGCGAGCGATGGTCAATGCCATGTTCGATTAA
- the tnpA gene encoding IS200/IS605 family transposase, translating to MDEMESLSHTKWECKYHVVFIPKCRRKVLYGELRRYLGEVFRKLAEQKESRIEEGNLLPDHVHMMIAIPPKYAVSQVIGFIKGKSAIHLARVYGERKRNFVGQHFWARGYWVSTVGRDEAVIREYIRKQEHEDERLDQMGLWR from the coding sequence ATGGACGAGATGGAAAGCCTAAGCCATACCAAGTGGGAGTGCAAATACCACGTGGTGTTTATCCCGAAGTGCCGACGCAAGGTGCTGTACGGAGAATTGAGGCGGTACCTGGGAGAAGTGTTCCGCAAGCTGGCGGAGCAGAAGGAAAGCCGGATTGAAGAAGGGAATCTGCTGCCGGACCACGTGCACATGATGATCGCGATCCCGCCCAAGTACGCGGTGTCGCAGGTGATTGGGTTCATCAAGGGTAAGAGCGCGATCCATCTGGCACGGGTGTACGGGGAGCGGAAGAGGAATTTTGTTGGGCAACATTTCTGGGCGCGCGGGTACTGGGTGTCGACCGTGGGCCGCGATGAGGCGGTGATCCGCGAGTACATCCGCAAGCAAGAGCACGAGGACGAGCGCTTAGACCAGATGGGTCTGTGGCGCTGA
- a CDS encoding ATP-binding protein, with product MDRRFEHLALVRWPFPVVPDQAFSNFMADRVQLKTDIEDLLRILCRRDTSSIHLLWAWFGAGKTHSLFYISDQASLANGNCTNNGLYPVYSEFPRAVKGFVDLYRSLAEGFSVDLLADSFLEISTCSESKSFQQQMLHSSPDLANALTQIAMGDAHQQLTAFRWLRAENLPLAQLRGVGISKRIDSAEEALRIAVALMTLIRFADRARGRPGTMILWMIDEFQRIAKCSPRVCQEVNVGLHSLFNATPNGLAIFISFSGTPQKKLPDWFGRELKDRLARAKMMLLPPLTFEESLLFLRNVLSRFRLPGSNADAYFPFTQESAKLVLTEVNKHGQLKPRAIMQAFGAVLEEADQRIEAGTMKSIDSAFAQRALAERLTFSDGEEDEPSAALE from the coding sequence ATGGACAGACGCTTCGAACATCTGGCCTTAGTTCGGTGGCCATTTCCCGTGGTGCCTGATCAGGCCTTTTCGAATTTCATGGCGGATCGGGTCCAGCTCAAGACCGACATAGAAGATCTCCTGAGAATCCTTTGTCGCCGCGACACCTCGTCAATTCATCTCTTATGGGCCTGGTTCGGCGCGGGTAAGACCCACAGCCTCTTCTACATCAGCGATCAGGCAAGCTTAGCCAATGGCAATTGCACTAACAATGGTCTGTACCCTGTGTACAGTGAATTTCCCCGGGCCGTGAAGGGATTTGTCGACCTTTACCGATCCCTGGCCGAGGGATTCAGCGTTGATTTGCTGGCCGATAGTTTTCTGGAAATCTCCACGTGCAGTGAATCCAAAAGCTTTCAGCAACAAATGTTGCACTCGTCTCCAGACCTGGCGAATGCGCTAACGCAAATTGCGATGGGAGATGCCCACCAGCAACTCACTGCGTTTCGGTGGCTGCGCGCCGAGAATCTCCCATTGGCACAGCTGCGCGGCGTCGGCATTTCAAAGCGGATCGACTCCGCCGAAGAAGCACTTCGAATTGCGGTGGCGTTGATGACGCTCATCCGATTTGCAGATCGCGCGAGAGGCAGGCCGGGCACGATGATCCTGTGGATGATTGACGAATTCCAACGGATCGCAAAGTGTTCGCCGCGCGTTTGCCAGGAAGTAAACGTCGGCCTTCACTCGCTTTTCAATGCGACACCAAACGGCCTTGCAATATTCATCTCCTTTTCGGGAACCCCGCAGAAGAAGCTGCCAGACTGGTTTGGCAGGGAGTTGAAGGATCGACTCGCCCGCGCCAAGATGATGCTTCTCCCGCCGCTCACATTCGAAGAGAGCCTGCTCTTTCTGCGCAACGTGTTGAGTCGGTTCAGACTCCCCGGGTCCAATGCAGATGCGTACTTTCCGTTTACACAAGAAAGCGCCAAACTCGTGCTCACCGAAGTAAACAAGCACGGCCAGCTGAAGCCGCGCGCTATCATGCAAGCGTTCGGGGCGGTTCTCGAAGAAGCCGACCAGAGGATCGAAGCAGGCACGATGAAGTCGATTGACTCCGCTTTTGCGCAACGAGCACTTGCTGAAAGATTGACGTTCTCTGACGGGGAGGAGGACGAACCTAGTGCAGCACTTGAATGA